In Dermacentor andersoni chromosome 4, qqDerAnde1_hic_scaffold, whole genome shotgun sequence, the following proteins share a genomic window:
- the Vha13 gene encoding V-type proton ATPase subunit G, producing the protein MTSQSQGVQQLLAAEKKASERVAEARKRKAKRLKQAKDEAEVEINKFKAEKERQFKEYEARHMGSKEDIATKIEAETRQKMNEMNQLVAQHKKTVIEKLLSLVYDIDPQVHRNYRPPATTQ; encoded by the exons ATGACCAGCCAAAGCCAGGGGGTTCAGCAGCTTCTCGCTGCTGAGAAGAAGGCCTCTGAAAGAGTCGCCGAAGCCCGAAAAC GCAAGGCCAAGCGTCTAAAGCAGGCCAAGGATGAAGCTGAGGTGGAGATAAACAAGTTCAAGGCCGAAAAGGAACGCCAGTTCAAGGAGTACGAGGCTAGG CACATGGGCTCCAAGGAGGACATAGCCACTAAGATCGAGGCTGAGACCCGCCAGAAGATGAATGAGATGAACCAGCTGGTGGCACAGCACAAGAAGACTGTCATTGAGAAACTGCTCAGCCTGGTCTACGACATCGACCCACAGGTGCACCGCAACTATCGGCCTCCTGCCACCACCCAGTGA